The genomic DNA AACATTCCAATTCCTGAGTGTCTATGTTCGTTATTATACCAGTTATAAAATTTCCTGCAAAATAACCGGGCATCATAGATACATCCAAAACGGTCAGGAAATTCCGGCCTGCCTTTAAGAACACCAAAATGTGATTCGGAATAAGGATTATCATCAGGAACATGCGGCCTTGAGAATGATTTTATTATTCCAAGATCAATAAGTAATTGTGCCAGGGTCTTTGATTGCATCTGTTTTCCCCGATCCGAATGAATTTTCAATTGTCCCGGTTCGATGTTCTGTTTCAAGCAACTTTCGGCAATTAACTCCTTTGCCAAAGTTGCGATTTGTCTGTAAGCTACCATCCAGCCAACAACATAACGACTAAAAATATCAAGGATCGTATAAAGATAATAATAAGTCCATTTTTGCGGACCTTTTAATTTCGTAATATCCCATGACCATAGCTGATTCGGGTTTTTTGCCAATAGTACAGGAACAGAAAAATTATGATGGACTCGATTTCGCCGGTCTACATTTTGTTCATGTCTCGAAAGAATACGATACATTGTCCGTTCACTGCAAAGATATGTTCCTTCATCAAGTAAAATCGCACATATTTCAGCCGGTGACAAATCTAAGAAACGTTCCGAATTAAGTGTGTCCAAAATTATCGTCTCCTCATGCTCTAATATGCGTCTGGGCGACTCTTTTATGGAAATCCGTACCATACTATCATTCTTCATTGAACGATAAAATGTAGCCCTTGAAACAGAAAAAGCCGTGCAAAGAGGCTTAACGCCGTGTTCTGTCTGGTGATACTCTATCATAGTTATTCGCTCTCTTAAATATCCTTTTCTGTCTCGGCCAGGCAATAATATTTGCTAATAGTACCTCTGAGATCTAATAAAAAAGAAAAATATTCTTGATTTGTATTAAAAAAATCATCTAAACTTCTAACGTTTTCCCTGCAATTCGTAAATAAAGTTTTCAATTAGCAAGCTTAGAAATTTTTTAGGAATCAATATAACAGACTCTATTAATAATTTTAATTGTAAGTCGATAATTAAAAGATATCAGGTTCAAGTTAAGGAATGAATCGGATTTACAATTTAAAAAGCCAGCAGGGGCTGAATTCAAGTTACAAATTCCAAATTCCTTAAAGGATCAGTTACTTAATCTATCTAAAGAACTTTCTGCACCTCCTAATATTCTTACTCGTATTCTTGAATTGACGAGTGGATTAAATAGTGATGTGGATTATATTGTAGATGTCCTGTCCACTCAACCTATTATCGCCGCCAGAATAATAAAAGTAGCTAATTCTGCTTTTTATGGTTTATTTCGAACGGTTTCTAGTGTCAATCAGGCAATCTTATTTTTGGGCATGCAGGTAATTCGCAATATTGTCGTAACGGATTCAATCCAAAATATTTATCAAAAAAAAGGTCCGCACCACCAGTATTACAATAAAACAATAAGTTATGGAAACACAGTTTAGCTACGGCCATCTTTTCCCGTATGTTGGCCGTAAAGCAACCATACGTAATTTTGATTATCGATTAAGGGAATCATTCTAAAATTAAACCAGGCATCAATTTCATACCCGATCCAAGCATTAACCAAGCTGATTTTCATTCCAAGGAAAAAACTTCCTTTATTTATATCATAATGAAGCCGGCTATATAAACAGAGTTAATAAAATCCGCAATTGAAATGGCAACTAACTTATTATTTTTAAGGTAGTTAGTTACCTTCCTCAGCCAGCACATAAGCAAAAATTGCCATACCGATAGCGCCTATTTCCAACTCTCTTGGACTCACAGTTTCCAACACATCATTTTCCGAGTGATGAACATCAAAATAACGCTGGGAATCCGGTGCGAGGCCTATCAGAAGCGTATCCCATTGCCGAGCCAAAGGTCCGATATCCGCGCCACCGCCACCAGCAGTAAACAAGTCCATACCCAGCTCTTGAAAAAGCGGCAGCCATTTTCGGTATTTCCCGGCAACTTCTTCATTTCTTCCAACCCGGAATCCTCGTGGAATGAAACCGCCCGCATCCGACTCAAATGCCGCCACATGTTTCTCGTTTTTGCGTCGACCCGATTTCACATAATCGCTGCCACCGGTTTGCCCGAATTCTTCATTCATAAACAGCACAGCCCGGATCGTTCGTTTTGGCTGAAGTCCCAATTCTTTTATTAACCGCAATGCTTCAACAACTTGAACACAACCAGCGCCATCATCATGAGCACCGACGCCTTTATCCCAGGCATCCAAATGAGCGCCTAATAAAATGACTTCATTAGGCTTTTCGCTTCCTGTAATCTGTCCCACCACATTTGCCGAAGGAACCGGCGACCGTGTTTCACAGCTTAATCTTAAATTTACAATAACTTCCGGATCTCTTAACAATAGCATACTCAGGAAATTTGCATCCCGGGTACTAATTGCTGCCGCAGGGATTTTAGGAACATTGTCTTCGTAACGCATCATCCCGGTATGAGGGACATTATCCAATCGAAGGGTCATTGATCTAACCAGCACCGCAACTGCCCCAACTTTGGCAGCCGCAATTGCGCCGCTTCCTCTTTGGTCCACTGCTCCACCATAAGCTCTGAAAGTTACAATCTGGTCAGGATCTAAAGGCC from candidate division KSB1 bacterium includes the following:
- a CDS encoding HDOD domain-containing protein, whose protein sequence is MTSGLNSDVDYIVDVLSTQPIIAARIIKVANSAFYGLFRTVSSVNQAILFLGMQVIRNIVVTDSIQNIYQKKGPHHQYYNKTISYGNTV
- a CDS encoding IS3 family transposase yields the protein MIEYHQTEHGVKPLCTAFSVSRATFYRSMKNDSMVRISIKESPRRILEHEETIILDTLNSERFLDLSPAEICAILLDEGTYLCSERTMYRILSRHEQNVDRRNRVHHNFSVPVLLAKNPNQLWSWDITKLKGPQKWTYYYLYTILDIFSRYVVGWMVAYRQIATLAKELIAESCLKQNIEPGQLKIHSDRGKQMQSKTLAQLLIDLGIIKSFSRPHVPDDNPYSESHFGVLKGRPEFPDRFGCIYDARLFCRKFYNWYNNEHRHSGIGMLTPGTVHYGKADLVLAKRQLVLEEAYKKYPERFVKGKPEVKRLQQMVWINKPKN
- a CDS encoding M20/M25/M40 family metallo-hydrolase; amino-acid sequence: MKQRTRSLTKSYISFVLILMIPFFKGITQDKSSLQPYMDIVKKMRAKGMAELKAYSMLDELIAVAGKRMAGSPGAAAAVEQTRQWMQDLDFDDVHLEPMMVQRWVRGTVEEASVINSPTVGTRLLSVCALGNSIGTSELGISASVIEIQSLEEAENLGEKAKGKILFYNRPLDPDQIVTFRAYGGAVDQRGSGAIAAAKVGAVAVLVRSMTLRLDNVPHTGMMRYEDNVPKIPAAAISTRDANFLSMLLLRDPEVIVNLRLSCETRSPVPSANVVGQITGSEKPNEVILLGAHLDAWDKGVGAHDDGAGCVQVVEALRLIKELGLQPKRTIRAVLFMNEEFGQTGGSDYVKSGRRKNEKHVAAFESDAGGFIPRGFRVGRNEEVAGKYRKWLPLFQELGMDLFTAGGGGADIGPLARQWDTLLIGLAPDSQRYFDVHHSENDVLETVSPRELEIGAIGMAIFAYVLAEEGN